One window of Mucilaginibacter inviolabilis genomic DNA carries:
- a CDS encoding LytR/AlgR family response regulator transcription factor, translated as MNLSCIIIDDEPNAVKLLEMLIGQTTQWQLLTKCYNGLEALAFLKENKHKVDFIFLDINMPHLSGMELAGLLPSDTKIVFTTAYSEFAAESYTFKTIDYLLKPITLKRFLAAQQKIEFYFGKAPAMAPTPVQSSNQEYFFVKSGKVLRKILLEHILYFEGEKEYVRVVTQTDQLLIYRRLKDIEEQLTVPFVRVHNSYIVNTKQLNKIQDNHIYIGDKHIPVSEKFKDGFMAVINQRIF; from the coding sequence GTGAATTTAAGTTGCATTATTATAGATGATGAACCCAATGCGGTAAAACTGCTGGAAATGCTGATAGGCCAAACCACGCAATGGCAGCTTTTAACCAAGTGCTATAACGGACTGGAAGCACTCGCTTTTTTAAAGGAGAACAAACACAAGGTTGATTTTATTTTTTTAGATATCAACATGCCTCACTTGAGTGGGATGGAGTTGGCCGGCTTACTGCCGTCTGATACCAAAATTGTTTTCACTACGGCCTACTCTGAATTCGCTGCCGAGAGCTATACTTTTAAAACCATCGACTATCTGCTGAAGCCTATTACCCTGAAACGCTTCCTGGCAGCGCAGCAAAAAATAGAATTTTACTTTGGCAAAGCCCCTGCAATGGCCCCAACTCCTGTACAATCGTCTAACCAGGAATACTTTTTTGTAAAATCTGGCAAAGTATTACGCAAAATTCTGCTGGAACACATCTTGTACTTTGAAGGCGAAAAAGAATACGTGAGGGTAGTTACCCAAACCGATCAACTGTTGATTTACCGCCGTTTAAAAGATATTGAGGAACAGCTTACTGTTCCTTTTGTACGGGTGCACAACTCCTATATCGTCAACACCAAACAACTCAACAAGATACAGGATAACCATATCTACATTGGCGACAAGCACATCCCCGTAAGCGAAAAATTCAAGGATGGCTTTATGGCCGTTATTAATCAAAGGATATTTTGA
- a CDS encoding asparaginase, producing MSQILIIYTGGTIGMMTDPVTKVLKPIDFEHIMDNVPELEKLNCKIKVHSFDEIIDSSNMNPAIWSELAGIILSNYHDNDGFVILHGSDTMAYTASALSFMLENLGKPIIFTGSQLPISAIRTDAKENLMTAIEIAKSKKGDRARVPEVCIYFDYKLFRGNRAFKYNSSKFEAFRSPNYPILAESGVHLRFSANDIRHPQEGSELIIHNNLVSDVAVLKLYPGIGTKVVETILNSDVRGIVMETFGAGNTTTDSWFIDLLKGAIDNGKVIVDISQCKVGTVELGRYDTSRQLKDIGVANGYDMTFESAVTKMMYLLGMFDDPAQVKHYMEQDLRGEITVS from the coding sequence ATGAGCCAGATACTGATCATCTATACCGGAGGGACAATTGGAATGATGACCGATCCAGTGACCAAAGTTTTAAAACCTATCGACTTTGAGCATATCATGGATAATGTTCCGGAACTTGAAAAATTAAATTGTAAAATTAAGGTTCATTCTTTTGATGAGATCATTGATTCGTCAAATATGAACCCCGCGATCTGGAGCGAACTGGCAGGCATTATCTTATCAAATTATCATGATAACGACGGCTTTGTGATATTACATGGGTCCGATACAATGGCCTATACCGCATCGGCCTTAAGCTTTATGCTCGAGAACCTGGGCAAACCCATCATATTTACGGGCTCACAATTACCCATAAGCGCTATACGTACAGATGCCAAGGAAAACCTGATGACAGCTATTGAAATAGCTAAATCAAAAAAAGGCGACCGTGCGCGCGTACCAGAAGTTTGCATCTACTTTGATTATAAACTGTTCCGCGGTAACCGGGCCTTTAAATATAATTCTTCCAAATTCGAGGCGTTTCGTTCGCCTAATTACCCTATACTGGCTGAATCTGGCGTTCACTTGCGTTTTAGCGCCAATGATATCCGTCACCCTCAGGAAGGTTCGGAGCTTATCATCCACAATAACCTGGTAAGTGATGTGGCTGTATTAAAACTGTACCCCGGCATCGGTACAAAGGTAGTAGAGACCATCCTTAACTCCGACGTGCGCGGCATTGTAATGGAAACATTTGGTGCGGGTAATACAACTACAGATAGCTGGTTTATTGATTTGCTGAAAGGCGCAATTGATAACGGCAAGGTTATCGTGGATATTTCACAATGTAAAGTTGGTACGGTTGAACTGGGCAGGTACGATACCAGTCGCCAATTAAAAGATATTGGTGTAGCTAATGGCTACGATATGACCTTTGAATCGGCAGTAACCAAAATGATGTACCTGCTGGGTATGTTTGATGATCCGGCACAGGTGAAACATTATATGGAACAGGATTTAAGGGGCGAGATCACGGTATCGTAA